One stretch of Centroberyx gerrardi isolate f3 chromosome 13, fCenGer3.hap1.cur.20231027, whole genome shotgun sequence DNA includes these proteins:
- the urod gene encoding uroporphyrinogen decarboxylase, which yields MNKDDLILPKDFPQLQNDTFLRAARGEETEHVPVWCMRQAGRYLPEFRESRAGKDFFETCQSPEACCELTLQPLRRFPFDAAIIFSDILVIPQALGMDVQMVAGKGPTFPEPLKEPEDLQRLRVKVDVGKELGYVFKAITLTRHKIEGKVPLIGFTGAPWTLMSYMIEGGGSNTHSKAKRWLYRHPEASHMLLRMLTDVIVEYLLGQVAAGAQALQVFESHAGTLGPVEFKDFSLPYLRDIARRVKDKLKEAGQDVPMIVFAKDAHYGLEDLSQSHYEVVGLDWTIDPRSARERTGGKVSLQGNMDPCALYAPKERISEIVKKMLDGFGTRGYIANLGHGLYPDMDPENVGAFVEAVHKHSRQMIKQK from the exons ATGAACAAGGACGATTTAATACT TCCCAAAGACTTCCCCCAGCTGCAGAACGATACATTCCTGCGAGCGGcgcgaggagaggagacggaaCATGTCCCCGTCTGGTGTATGAGACAGGCTGGACGATACCTGCCAG AGTTTCGTGAGTCCAGAGCAGGGAAGGACTTCTTTGAGACATGTCAGTCACCAGAGGCCTGCTGTGAGCTCACGCTACAG CCTCTGAGACGTTTCCCCTTCGATGCTGCCATCATCTTCTCTGACATCCTGGTTATCCCACAG GCCTTGGGCATGGATGTCCAGATGGTGGCGGGTAAAGGTCCCACGTTCCCGGAGCCCCTGAAGGAGCCCGAGGACCTGCAGCGTCTGCGGGTCAAGGTGGACGTGGGCAAGGAGCTGGGCTACGTCTTCAAGGCCATCACACTGACCAGACACAAGATAGAGGGCAAGGTGCCGCTCATAGGGTTCACTGGAGCTCCG TGGACGCTGATGTCCTACATGATAGAAGGCGGAGGCTCCAACACTCACTCTAAGGCGAAGCGCTGGCTGTACCGGCACCCCGAGGCCAGCCACATGCTGCTGAGGATGCTGACTGACGTTATAGTGGAGTACCTGCTGGGACAGGTGGCGGCCGGAGCACAG GCTCTGCAGGTGTTCGAGTCCCACGCCGGCACTCTGGGCCCGGTCGAGTTTAAAGACTTCTCCCTGCCGTACCTCCGAGACATCGCACGCCGGGTCAAAGACAAACTCAAGGAGGCGGGACAGGACGTTCCcatg attGTGTTTGCGAAGGACGCCCACTACGGTCTAGAAGATCTGTCTCAGTCTCACTATGAGGTGGTTGGGTTGGACTGGACTATTGACCCACGATCAGCacg gGAGCGCACAGGAGGGAAGGTTAGCCTGCAGGGAAACATGGACCCTTGTGCTCTCTACGCTCCAAAG GAGCGTATTTCAGAGATCGTGAAGAAGATGTTGGATGGTTTCGGGACGAGGGGCTACATCGCCAACCTGGGCCACGGCCTGTACCCCGACATGGACCCGGAGAACGTGGGCGCCTTCGTGGAAGCCGTGCACAAACACTCCCGCCAGATGATCAAGCAAAAGTAA